A single Triticum dicoccoides isolate Atlit2015 ecotype Zavitan chromosome 2A, WEW_v2.0, whole genome shotgun sequence DNA region contains:
- the LOC119353800 gene encoding protein argonaute 14-like, protein MAPADALARDVGRLTVEAPPAPRSSAPAAAGAPALRPPAQPAAAGGSQPESQAPAPAPPAATPVSSKSVAPPGRPGFGTEGRKMIVRANHFLVGFADKDICHYDVAITPEPKTRRINRVLMTELTSKHRVSSLGGLLVTYDGSKSLYTAGELPFQAMDFSIKLGKPPRETEYKVTIRFAARANLYHLQQFLSGKQRASPQDTIQALDVVLRESPSLNYVTVSRSFYSTIFGQRDIGDGLECWRGYYQSLRPTQMGLSLNIDISSTPFYKPISVMQFVQECLNLRNPDPNRPLSDRDRLKLRKALHGIRVETTHQEGKRSAYKITGITSVPLIQLNFPLDEGNQMTVVQYFWGRYKYRLRFTSWPCLQSGNDSRPIYLPMEVCKIIEGQRFTRKLNEKQVSGILRATCERPRDRENSILKMVEHNNYSADKLAQEFGIDVTDKMVNVQARVLPPPMLKYHESGKDKACAPSVGQWNMIGKKMINGGNVQRWTCLNFSRLHIDGVKRFCGDLVKMCNAIGMVFNPMPVVEILSASANNIEGALKDAHQSARDLQLLIVILPDVTGHYGKVKKVCETDLGIVSQCLKPDKVERANKQYFENVALKVNVKVGGRNTALQQALTRQIPLVTDQPTIFFGADVTHPAAGDDSSPSIAAVVASMDWPEITKYKAVVSAQPPRQEIIQDLYCTGIDPEKGTPVHSGMMRELLVSFFQKTKHKPSRIIFYRDGVSEGQFAQVLMYEMDAIRKACASLQEDYQPPVTFVVVQKRHHTRLFPEVHGKETDKSGNILPGTVVDTNICHPTEFDFYLCSHAGIQGTSRPTHYHVLFDENRFTADGLQLLTNNLCYTYARCTRSVSVVPPAYYAHLAAFRARYYDEPSEGSDSASIVSGGTRESAATGAGAAGPPGTYRRLPRIRDNVKDVMFYC, encoded by the exons ATGGCGCCTGCTGACGCTCTCGCGAGGGACGTGGGCAGGCTGACCGTGGAGGCGCCCCCGGCTCCTCGTTCCTCCGCACCCGCCGCGGCGGGAGCCCCTGCTCTTCGTCCCCCTGCTCAGCCCGCGGCCGCGGGCGGATCTCAACCGGAATCCCAGGCGCCTGCGCCTGCGCCACCGGCAGCCACCCCGGTGTCGAGCAAGTCGGTGGCCCCACCGGGTCGTCCGGGTTTCGGTACGGAGGGGCGGAAGATGATCGTGCGAGCGAACCACTTCCTCGTCGGCTTCGCGGACAAGGACATCTGCCACTACGAT GTTGCAATTACTCCTGAGCCCAAGACAAGACGGATCAACAGGGTTCTAATGACGGAGCTGACAAGCAAGCACCGCGTGTCGTCTCTCGGTGGCCTACTGGTCACATACGATGGCAGCAAGAGCCTGTACACTGCAGGCGAGCTGCCATTCCAGGCGATGGATTTCTCCATCAAGCTGGGGAAACCACCAAGAGAAAC TGAGTACAAGGTCACGATTCGGTTCGCCGCGCGGGCAAACTTGTACCACCTGCAGCAGTTCCTCAGTGGGAAGCAACGTGCTTCTCCACAGGACACAATACAAGCGCTCGACGTTGTGTTGAGAGAGTCACCTTCTCTGAA CTATGTCACCGTTTCTCGATCCTTCTACTCCACAATATTTGGCCAACGTGACatcggtgatgggctggagtgctgGAGAGGATATTACCAAAGCTTGCGCCCCACTCAGATGGGCCTCTCACTGAATATAG ATATATCATCAACGCCATTTTACAAACCTATATCGGTGATGCAATTTGTTCAGGAGTGTCTGAATCTGAGGAATCCCGACCCCAATCGCCCCCTTTCTGACAGGGACCGTCTGAAG CTTAGGAAAGCATTGCACGGGATTCGTGTTGAAACCACTCATcaagagggcaaaaggagtgcctacaaGATAACTGGGATTACTTCTGTTCCGCTGATTCAGCTCAA CTTTCCTCTGGATGAAGGCAACCAAATGACTGTTGTGCAATACTTTTGGGGCCGATACAAGTATAGATTGAGGTTCACTTCTTGGCCTTGTCTGCAGTCTGGAAATGATTCTCGCCCTATATATTTGCCAATGGAG GTATGCAAAATTATTGAAGGGCAGAGGTTCACCAGGAAGCTTAACGAGAAACAAGTGTCTGGCATACTGAGAGCTACGTGCGAACGCCCCCGTGATAGGGAGAACAGCATACTTAAG ATGGTGGAGCACAACAACTATTCAGCTGATAAGCTGGCGCAGGAGTTTGGAATTGATGTTACGGATAAAATGGTCAATGTGCAGGCTCGCGTGCTACCTCCCCCCATG CTCAAATATCATGAATCTGGAAAGGACAAAGCTTGTGCACCAAGTGTTGGCCAGTGGAACATGATTGGCAAG AAAATGATAAATGGAGGGAATGTTCAGAGATGGACTTGCTTGAACTTTTCACGTTTGCACATTGATGGAGTCAAAAGGTTTTGTGGCGACTTAGTCAAAATGTGCAACGCCATCGGGATG GTTTTCAATCCTATGCCAGTGGTAGAAATTCTCTCAGCGTCTGCCAATAACATAGAAGGTGCTTTGAAGGATGCTCACCAGAGTGCCCGTGACCTCCAGTTGCTTATTGTGATTCTTCCGGATGTTACTGGCCATTACG GGAAAGTTAAGAAGGTGTGCGAGACTGACCTTGGTATAGTATCTCAATGTCTCAAGCCAGACAAGGTCGAAAGAGCAAACAAGCAGTATTTTGAAAATGTTGCACTTAAAGTCAATGTCAAG GTCGGAGGGAGAAATACAGCTCTTCAGCAAGCTCTTACACGTCAAATACCGTTAGTCACCGATCAACCGACGATCTTTTTTGGTGCTGATGTAACACATCCGGCGGCAGGGGATGATTCCTCACCGTCAATTGCAGCC GTGGTGGCCTCCATGGACTGGCCTGAAATCACAAAGTACAAAGCTGTGGTTTCTGCCCAACCGCCCAGGCAGGAGATTATTCAAGATCTCTATTGCACAGGCATAGACCCTGAGAAGGGCACCCCTGTACACAGTGGAATGATGCG GGAGTTGCTAGTGTCATTCTTTCAGAAGACCAAACATAAACCCAGCAGGATCATATTCTACAG GGACGGTGTGAGTGAAGGGCAGTTCGCCCAAGTTCTGATGTATGAAATGGATGCCATCAGGAAG GCTTGTGCATCTTTGCAGGAGGATTATCAGCCCCCTGTGACATTTGTGGTTGTCCAGAAAAGGCATCACACAAGGCTCTTCCCTGAGGTGCACGGAAAAGAGACCGACAAAAGTGGAAACATCCTTCCTG GAACCGTGGTCGACACCAACATATGCCATCCCACCGAGTTTGATTTCTACCTGTGTAGCCATGCCGGGATTCAG GGCACAAGCAGACCAACTCACTACCATGTCCTCTTCGATGAAAACCGTTTCACTGCCGATGGGCTGCAGCTGCTCACCAACAACCTGTGCTACAC ATACGCTCGATGTACTCGCTCTGTCTCTGTTG TTCCTCCTGCCTACTACGCTCACCTGGCTGCGTTCCGCGCACGGTATTACGACGAGCCATCGGAGGGCTCGGACAGCGCCTCGATCGTCAGCGGTGGCACCCGGGAGTCAGCTGCCACCGGCGCAGGAGCTGCTGGTCCTCCTGGGACATACCGTCGCCTCCCCAGGATCAGGGATAACGTCAAGGACGTGATGTTCTATTGTTGA